The Ranitomeya imitator isolate aRanImi1 chromosome 3, aRanImi1.pri, whole genome shotgun sequence genome has a window encoding:
- the AIRIM gene encoding AFG2-interacting ribosome maturation factor translates to MPEDAALLSVQQSLRRCFDAVEQQHKEWNRVLFESAPLVSSLSNLAEQLQACQKVVFSKTPLVAFTDLQERLRYKLEAAVDLTLEKLNENMCILQGVRDSVSHQVGSVLYVYEVHMERLSLEASLERTCHSPSIADMLEWLQDTEKYYRNQYLQRKLLLNVQGNRLSDIKDLSHSWERLNDKVTTKQHLVEDMLLNVSFFREATN, encoded by the exons ATGCCAGAAGATGCCGCCCTGCTTTCTGTTCAGCAGTCCCTTAGACGGTGCTTCGATGCTGTAGAGCAACAACATAAGGAATGGAACCGTGTGTTATTTGAGTCCGCTCCCTTGGTGAGCTCCTTGAGTAATCTGGCGGAGCAGCTGCAGGCTTGCCAGAAAGTTGTCTTTTCAAAGACTCCCCTCGTTGCCTTTACTGATCTACAAGAACGCCTTCGTTACAAGCTTGAGGCTGCTGTTGACCTAACTCTTGAGAAACTCAATGAGAACAT GTGTATACTCCAAGGAGTAAGGGACTCTGTCAGTCACCAGGTGGGATCGGTCCTCTATGTTTATGAGGTGCACATGGAGAGGCTCAGCCTTGAGGCATCCCTGGAACGCACTTGTCACAGCCCTTCTATAGCTGATATGTTGGAGTGGCTGCAAGACACCGAAAAATATTACAGAAACCA ATACCTACAAAGGAAGCTTCTTCTAAATGTGCAGGGTAACCGATTGTCAGATATCAAAGATTTATCTCATTCTTGGGAACGATTAAATGATAAAGTCACAACAAAGCAACATCTTGTTGAAG